In Lycium ferocissimum isolate CSIRO_LF1 chromosome 11, AGI_CSIRO_Lferr_CH_V1, whole genome shotgun sequence, a single genomic region encodes these proteins:
- the LOC132036908 gene encoding exocyst complex component EXO70E2-like — protein MGDCETTFPVLVEEEKLIAAAQQIVKALQNKKDLTHDARKILADLGSQLSSITKVDEEKHDKLCGTENTIEKKFSELEEQLNIVQNKVMRWEVDESLIWDCGQEYRDDYLRSVDEAQKIIERLESLNVDKISKEGNELLCRAHEVVQVAMHQLEEEFKHLLVQNKQHFEPDQHMSFRSNEDDEGEGSIASFGDDSVEDSVVQRDSLSRRSSEEFVVELVHPDVIPDLRCIANLMFNSNYSRECSQAFINVRKDALDDFLFILEVDKLSIDDVRKMEWNSLNSKIRRWIRCMKIFVRVYLASEKCLSDLIFGELDPVGSLCFAESSKASILHLLKFAESVAIIGPHQPEKLIRILDMYEVLSDLIPDIDVMYSDDAGLCVRIECQEILRSLAGCARTTFLEFESAVASSVSANPFRGGGIHHLTRYVMNYMKTLTDYSKILNELLKGDEEEDSSVANSLDSREEDNINGSYYVSPLARYFRSFTSILECNLDDKSKLYKDESLGHLFLMNNIHYMAEKVKNSHDLRTILGDDWIRKHNWRFQQHAMNYERATWSSILSLLREEGIQNPGSNSISKTLLKERLQSFYVAFDEVYKSQTGWLIPDSQLRDDLHISLSLKVIQAYRTFVGRHSNHISDKHIKYSADDLENFLLDLFEGSPRSLHGSHGKMR, from the coding sequence ATGGGAGACTGTGAAACTACTTTTCCTGTATTGGTGGAGGAAGAAAAACTGATTGCTGCTGCACAGCAAATTGTGAAAGCATTGCAGAATAAAAAAGATTTAACACATGATGCAAGAAAAATCTTGGCTGATTTAGGCTCTCAATTGTCTTCCATAACCAAAGTGGATGAAGAAAAGCATGACAAACTTTGTGGAACTGAAAACACTATAGAGAAAAAATTCAGTGAGCTTGAGGAACAGCTTAACATAGTGCAAAATAAAGTGATGAGATGGGAGGTTGATGAATCTCTTATATGGGATTGTGGCCAAGAATATAGAGATGATTATTTGAGGTCTGTGGATGAAGCTCAAAAAATCATCGAACGGTTAGAGAGCTTGAATGTGGATAAAATTAGTAAAGAGGGTAATGAGCTTCTGTGTAGGGCTCATGAAGTTGTGCAAGTAGCAATGCATCAACTCGAGGAGGAGTTTAAGCACTTGCTTGTTCAGAACAAGCAGCATTTCGAGCCTGATCAGCATATGTCTTTTCGTTCAAACGAAGATGATGAGGGTGAGGGTTCTATTGCTTCTTTCGGAGATGACTCAGTAGAGGATTCGGTGGTTCAAAGAGATAGTTTGAGTAGACGCTCATCGGAGGAGTTTGTCGTTGAACTTGTCCATCCGGACGTGATTCCTGACTTAAGGTGCATCGCGAATTTGATGTTCAATTCAAATTATAGTAGGGAGTGTTCTCAAGCATTTATCAATGTTAGGAAAGATGCCTTGGATGATTTCCTATTCATTCTTGAAGTGGATAAGTTGAGTATTGACGATGTGAGGAAGATGGAATGGAACTCATTGAATTCCAAAATCAGGAGGTGGATACGATGTATGAAGATCTTCGTGCGCGTTTATCTTGCCAGTGAAAAATGTTTAAGTGATCTGATTTTCGGTGAACTTGATCCAGTTGGTTCACTTTGCTTTGCTGAGTCTTCAAAAGCTTCAATACTGCATTTACTAAAATTTGCTGAATCAGTAGCTATAATTGGACCTCATCAACCAGAAAAGTTGATTCGGATTCTTGACATGTACGAGGTTCTTTCAGATCTCATCCCGGATATTGATGttatgtactccgatgatgctGGATTATGCGTTAGAATCGAGTGCCAGGAGATCCTCAGAAGCTTAGCCGGTTGTGCAAGGACGacttttcttgaatttgaaagTGCTGTTGCATCCAGCGTATCAGCAAATCCTTTTCGTGGTGGTGGAATACACCATCTCACGAGGTACGTTATGAACTACATGAAAACTCTAACGGATTATAGCAAGATCCTTAACGAGCTTCTGAAGGGCGACGAGGAGGAAGATTCATCAGTGGCTAATTCACTGGATAGTAGAGAAGAAGATAACATTAACGGAAGTTATTACGTTTCTCCATTGGCTCGATATTTTAGATCCTTCACTTCAATTTTGGAATGCAACCTTGATGACAAGTCAAAGTTGTACAAGGATGAATCATTAGGTCACCTTTTCTTGATGAATAATATTCATTACATGGCTGAAAAGGTAAAGAATTCTCATGATCTGAGAACAATACTAGGCGATGATTGGATACGCAAACATAATTGGAGATTCCAACAGCACGCGATGAACTATGAGAGAGCTACTTGGAGCTCAATCCTTTCGTTACTTAGGGAAGAAGGGATTCAGAATCCAGGATCGAATTCTATCTCAAAAACTCTGCTCAAAGAGAGATTGCAGAGCTTTTATGTTGCATTCGATGAAGTTTACAAGAGCCAAACGGGTTGGTTAATTCCTGATTCCCAACTTCGCGATGATCTACATATCTCATTGTCTCTTAAGGTTATCCAAGCATATAGGACTTTTGTTGGAAGGCATAGTAATCATATTAGTGACAAGCACATTAAGTATAGTGCCGATGATTTGGAGAATTTCCTGTTGGATCTCTTTGAGGGATCTCCAAGATCATTACATGGTTCTCACGGGAAAATGAGATGA